TGATCCAGTAAACGCCTTCCGGATAGCTGGAGGTACGAGCGAAGCAGACGCCCACGGCGAAGGCTTGCGCGGAGGCGGCGCGGGCGGGATCGGTGAGTTCCTCGGGCAGCCGCTCGGGACGGCCGGTGGTGTAGGAGACCAGGGCATGCGCGCCCACAAGTCCGTTGAGGCCTTCCGGAGCCACCTTGTCGGCTTGCGCCATGGCGCAGGCGCGCTCCCGCAGCAGGGGATCGGTGATGCGCTGCGGCCCGGCGCCTTCCTTGGCGCCGCGGAAGCGCAGGTAGGCGGCCGCCACCGCGTCCTCCGCCTCCTCCACCGAATACTCGCGGGTGTGATAGGCAAAGTCCTCCACGACGTAGAGGTGGCCATTGCTCTCCGCCACGCCGATGCCCATGGCGTTGTAGTTGGCGCTGAGCATGTTCTGGCGGTGATAGTAGGAGTTCAAGAAGTCCTGGTGGGCGCCGGCGGCATCGTCGGCCACGGCCACGTTCTCGCCGGCGTTATCGAAGCGCAGCCCGTTCGCGGCCAGGCGCAACCGCAGCGCCGGCTCCCCGGTGAACTGGTGCCCCAACTGGCGGTGCTCGGCCATGAGGCGGGCGTGGGCGCGCGCCGCCTCCACCAGGCGCGGGTCGAGTTGCAGTTCGGAGAC
This genomic window from Terriglobales bacterium contains:
- a CDS encoding CAP domain-containing protein, which gives rise to MKTAAHLVPVGILVAALVLCGRAQQAPAPEPAPAPSDAELAAEHELGRLLNRERAHAKVSELQLDPRLVEAARAHARLMAEHRQLGHQFTGEPALRLRLAANGLRFDNAGENVAVADDAAGAHQDFLNSYYHRQNMLSANYNAMGIGVAESNGHLYVVEDFAYHTREYSVEEAEDAVAAAYLRFRGAKEGAGPQRITDPLLRERACAMAQADKVAPEGLNGLVGAHALVSYTTGRPERLPEELTDPARAASAQAFAVGVCFARTSSYPEGVYWIKVALY